The following DNA comes from Deltaproteobacteria bacterium.
AACGACAGCCACCACGCCGTGGTGATGTGGGCGCGGCCGTCCGCGATCATGGCGCCCCAGGAAGGCGTGGGCGGCGGGATCCCCGCGCCTAGGAAACTCAGTGAAGCCTCCACGATGATGACCCAACCCACCTGGAGCGTCGCCAGCACCACCAGCGGGTTGACGATGTTGGGGAAGATGTGGCGCTGGAGGATGCGGAACGAAGAGCAGCCGGCCACCCGGGCCAGAGCCACGAACTCCCGTTCTTTCCAGGTCAGCACCTCGCCGCGCACGAGCCGGGCGAACCTCGCCCACATCACCAGGCCCAG
Coding sequences within:
- a CDS encoding ABC transporter permease, coding for LGLVMWARFARLVRGEVLTWKEREFVALARVAGCSSFRILQRHIFPNIVNPLVVLATLQVGWVIIVEASLSFLGAGIPPPTPSWGAMIADGRAHITTAWWLSFFPGVALVLVVLSINLLGDWLRDFLDPRTRNLT